A single Syngnathoides biaculeatus isolate LvHL_M chromosome 18, ASM1980259v1, whole genome shotgun sequence DNA region contains:
- the LOC133491583 gene encoding glucose-dependent insulinotropic receptor translates to MTPAEVRPRVTGFVLSVASCLIVGTNLLVAVALLRLLAKRRSQSWCFVLNLALGDTLVGLAITGLAADDFSTGVTSTDNRYVRQGSRNFTSTVLGKSRCLMRMAFVMSPCTASILSMFVISLDRYAAIKVPLRYSRLSGKGTPAASLVALWAFSVIVGFLPAMVRQLQTDAFVICPTGIIVLFSVCFFTILSVFVFIYMDILKIACGHQRQIFRISQAGSRTADGHCRPTLYPRTRSQFRSHVKALRTVALLVGCFLTLWCPFFVREVRTEIADIFACLAGRGSAPGPVLEVWDHQSHAQT, encoded by the exons ATGACTCCGGCCGAGGTGAGGCCACGGGTGACAGGTTTCGTCCTGAGTGTGGCCTCCTGCCTAATCGTGGGCACCAACCTCCTGGTGGCCGTCGCACTCCTGCGCCTCCTGGCCAAGAGACGTAGCCAGAGCTGGTGCTTCGTCCTCAACCTGGCCTTGGGCGACACCCTGGTGGGTTTGGCCATCACCGGCCTGGCTGCCGACGACTTCAGCACCGGCGTCACCTCCACGGACAACCGCTACGTCCGTCAAGGTTCCAGAAACTTCACATCTACAGTTCTGGGAAAGAGCCGTTGTTTGATGCGGATGGCCTTTGTGATGTCGCCCTGCACGGCGTCCATTTTGTCCATGTTTGTGATCTCGCTGGACCGCTACGCGGCCATCAAGGTTCCCTTGAGGTACTCCAGGCTTTCTGGGAAGGGGACACCAGCCGCGTCACTGGTGGCTCTCTGGGCTTTTTCGGTCATCGTGGGATTCTTACCAG CAATGGTCCGGCAGCTGCAAACGGACGCCTTCGTCATCTGCCCGACGGGCATCATCGTCCTGTTCAGCGTGTGCTTCTTCACCATCCTCTCCGTGTTCGTCTTCATCTACATGGACATCCTGAAGATTGCCTGCGGCCACCAACGGCAGATCTTCCGGATCAGTCAGGCGGGCTCTCGTACCGCCGACGGCCACTGCCGGCCGACTCTGTATCCTCGAACGAGGAGCCAGTTCCGGAGCCATGTCAAGGCCCTTAGGACGGTGGCCTTGCTGGTGGGCTGCTTCCTGACCCTGTGGTGCCCCTTTTTTGTG AGGGAGGTGAGGACGGAGATTGCCGACATTTTCGCGTGCCTGGCGGGAAGGGGGTCGGCTCCCGGACCTGTCTTGGAGGTTTGGGACCATCAGTCGCACGCTCAGACTTGA
- the slc25a14 gene encoding brain mitochondrial carrier protein 1: MANLNWKPFIYGGMASIVAEFGTFPIDLTKTRLQVQGQSQYTEVRYRGMFHALFRIGKEEGIRALYSGISPALLRQASYGTIKIGTYNSLKRLFVSHPEEETMVINVFCGVVAGVFSSSLANPTDVLKIRMQAQGSLLQGSMMSNFINIYQTEGTKGLWRGVIPTAQRAAIVVGVELPVYDITKKHLLRSGVMGDTILTHFISSFTCGLAGALASNPVDVVRTRMMNQRVLSGAPMYKGTLDGVMQTWRNEGFFALYKGFWPNWLRLGPWNIIFFITFEQLKKLPL; this comes from the exons ATGGCCAACCTGAACTGGAAGCCGTTCATCTATGGCGGGATGGCCTCGATTGTCGCAGAATTTG GCACATTCCCCATCGATCTGACAAAGACTCGGCTCCAGGTGCAGGGTCAATCTCAGTACACGGAGGTCCGCTACAGAGGCATGTTCCATGCCCTGTTCAGGATAGGCAAGGAGGAGGGCATCCGGGCGCTCTACTCAGG GATTTCACCTGCGCTCTTGAGACAAGCGTCTTATGGGACCATCAAGATTGGAACCTACAACTCCCTGAAGAGGCTTTTTGTCAGTCACCCAGAAG AGGAGACCATGGTCATCAACGTTTTCTGTGGAGTCGTCGCCGgtgttttttcctcctccttggCTAATCCCACGGACGTCCTCAAG ATCAGAATGCAGGCACAGGGCAGTCTCCTCCAAGGCAGCATGATGTCCAACTTCATCAATATCTACCAGACAGAGGGCACCAAAGGCCTCTGGAGA GGCGTCATCCCCACGGCCCAGCGAGCCGCCATCGTTGTCGGCGTTGAACTTCCCGTGTATGACATCACCAAGAAGCACCTCCTTCGATCCGGCGTGATGGGCGACACCATTTTGACCCATTTCAT TtcaagtttcacatgtggccTAGCAGGGGCGCTGGCCTCCAACCCCGTGGACGTGGTGCGCACACGCATGATGAACCAGCGGGTGCTGTCGGGGGCACCGATGTACAAAGGCACCCTGGACGGCGTGATGCAGACGTGGAGGAACGAGGGCTTCTTCGCGCTCTATAAAGGATTCTGGCCCAACTGGCTGCGGCTGGGACCTTGGAACATTATT TTCTTCATCACCTTTGAGCAGCTGAAGAAGCTCCCGTTGTAA
- the btg4 gene encoding protein BTG4, whose protein sequence is MKEEIAATVFFMGRLAKRYGRLDNVGHERFAAALTSALFESYKNHWHPNVPTKGQAYRCLRMNRVQLQDPVLQKVCERSGVRYEDLGLPQEITVWVDPGEVSCRYGEHSVPFCISVLDGTRQADRQFSRRVHDAVERASLDVPSESSSDDDDKEEEDRGVDASCGSQSVLCAKPKTIPTVSNPNSVYRFSEFAPGAPQTWLTYPKRKLISGDSFLPPSMAQQQLLGSKAFGSYRATFTFTGPRVDKYHWVSHSRS, encoded by the exons ATGAAGGAGGAGATTGCTGCCACCGTGTTCTTCATGGGCCGCCTGGCCAAGCGCTACGGACGTCTGGACAACGTTGGCCACGAGCGCTTCGCCGCCGCCCTCACGTCCGCCTTGTTTGAAAGTTACAAGAACCACTGGCACCCGAACGTGCCCACCAAAGGACAGGCCTACAG GTGTCTTCGAATGAACAGGGTCCAACTACAGGATCCAGTCCTTCAGAAGGTGTGCGAGCGCAGCGGGGTGCGCTACGAGGACCTGGGCCTGCCTCAGGAGATCACAGTTTGGGTTGACCCAGGCGAGGTTTCGTGCAG GTATGGCGAACATAGCGTCCCCTTCTGCATCTCCGTGCTGGACGGCACTCGGCAGGCCGACCGCCAGTTCTCCCGGCGGGTCCACGACGCTGTGGAGCGTGCCAGCTTGGACGTACCCTCGGAGAGCTCTTCAGATGACGACGACAAGGAGGAAGAAGATCGTGGTGTGGATGCCAGCTGTGGCAGTCAGTCCGTCCTTTGCGCCAAACCCAAAACCATCCCAACTGTTAGCAACCCCAACAGTGTCTACCGG TTCAGCGAGTTTGCTCCAGGCGCCCCCCAGACTTGGCTCACCTACCCCAAGAGGAAGCTCATCAGCGGGGACTCCTTCCTGCCGCCTTCTATGGCGCAGCAGCAGCTGTTGGGCTCCAAAGCTTTCGGTTCCTACCGGGCAACGTTCACCTTCACTGGGCCTCGTGTGGACAAGTACCACTGGGTCAGCCATTCCCGCTCCTAG
- the LOC133492172 gene encoding heterogeneous nuclear ribonucleoprotein A/B-like, with the protein MADADMLLMETSEQNGDEDQNGATAEAEAELMADDESQGADDGGKIDASKSEEDAGKMFVGGLSWETNKKDLKDYFSKFGEVSDCTIKIDTASGRSRGFGFVLFKDAASVDKVLQQSQHKLDGRQIDPKRALAMKKEPVKKIFVGGLNPEATEESIREYFGTFGEIETIELPLDPKSKKRRGFIFITYKEEASVKKCLEKKYHNIEGGRCELKIAQPKEVYQQQQQQQQYGGGRGGGGYGSRGGRARGGGQSQSWNQGGGGGGGYGSYQGYSSQGYGGYSGYGSYGSYGYDYPSGGYYGYPGYDYSQASASYGKAPRRGHQSSYKPY; encoded by the exons ATGGCTGACGCTGACATGCTGCTCATGGAGACTTCTGAGCAGAACGGCGACGAGGACCAGAACGGCGCCACGGCCGAGGCTGAGGCCGAGCTGATGGCCGACGACGAGAGCCAGGGCGCCGATGACGGTGGAAAGATCGACGCCAGCAAAAGCGAAGAGGATGCCGG CAAAATGTTTGTGGGTGGCCTGAGCTGGGAGACTAACAAGAAAGACCTCAAGGATTACTTCAGCAAGTTTGGTGAGGTATCAGACTGCACCATCAAAATCGACACGGCCAGCGGACGCTCGCGGGGCTTCGGCTTCGTGCTCTTCAAAGATGCTGCCAGTGTGGACAAA GTGCTGCAGCAGAGCCAGCACAAACTAGACGGCCGCCAGATCGACCCCAAGCGGGCCCTGGCCATGAAGAAGGAGCCCGTCAAGAAGATCTTTGTCGGCGGCTTGAATCCGGAGGCCACCGAGGAAAGCATCAGGGAATACTTTGGAACCTTTGGAGAG attgAAACCATCGAGCTCCCCCTAGACCCCAAAtcaaagaagaggagggggTTCATCTTCATCACATACAAAGAGGAAGCCAGTGTCAAAAAATGCTTGGAGAAGAAGTACCACAACATTGAGGGCGGAAGG TGCGAGCTGAAGATCGCCCAACCGAAGGAGGTttaccagcagcagcagcaacagcaacaaTACGGCGGagggcgcggcggcggcggctacgGCAGCCGAGGGGGTCGAGCCCGGGGAGGAG GTCAGAGCCAGAGCTGGAAccagggcggcggcggcggtgggggcTATGGCAGCTACCAGGGATACAGCAGCCAAGGCTACGGTGGCTACAGTGGCTACGGCAGCTACGGTAGTTACGGCTACGACTACCCCTCCGGCGGCTACTATGGATACCCTGGCTATGACTACA GCCAGGCCAGCGCCAGTTATGGCAAGGCACCCAGACGGGGCCACCAGAGCTCCTACAAGCCATACTGA
- the LOC133492266 gene encoding cornifelin homolog B-like: protein MSSKLVINQPQPMMVHQESNEWGSGICDCCDDVPMCCCAFWCLPCFACMTAKKYGECLCLPLVDVLLSPCAPPVTMSMRVSMRQLYGIRGSMFNDCVCATFCTACVWCQMAREMKERAIEIVLVNKHTKTFA from the exons ATGTCGTCCAAGTTGGTGATCAACCAGCCTCAGCCCATGATGGTCCACCAGGAGTCCAACGAGTGGGGCAGCGGCATCTGCGACTGCTGCGACGACGTGCCCATGT GCTGTTGCGCGTTCTGGTGCTTGCCTTGCTTCGCTTGCATGACGGCCAAAAAGTACGGCGAGTGCCTCTGCCTCCCCCTGGTGGACGTACTGCTCAGCCCCTGCGCCCCTCCCGTCACCATGTCCATGAGGGTGTCTATGCGCCAACTCTACGGCATACGG GGCTCCATGTTCAACGACTGCGTGTGCGCCACCTTCTGTACGGCGTGCGTATGGTGCCAGATGGCGCGCGAAATGAAGGAGCGGGCCATCGAAATCGTCCTGGTGAACAAACACACCAAGACGTTCGCCTAA